DNA sequence from the Grus americana isolate bGruAme1 chromosome 35, bGruAme1.mat, whole genome shotgun sequence genome:
ccaaaatcaTTTAGAATTTGGGTTTTGTtccacccccccaaaatcttttggggtttgggggttttgctccacaccccccccagaaAATCATTTGcaatttgggggttttgcttCCCCCCCTCAAATCTTTtggagtttgggggtttttgctcccctccccaaaatcatttgggggtttttgctcccctccccaaaatcaTTTGGTTTTTGCCCAAAatcattggggggggggaggtgtgtgtTTTTTGGGGACCCCAAAATGGTTAGGGTGAGTTTTTTGCACGTCAAAACtgtggagctttttttttttttaacctttccaaattgttcaggtttgggttttgccCTGAAAATTGTTGGGGGGCTGTCTAGGGCCCCAAAATTGTTgagtggggggttttttgccccCCAAAGCGGTTGGGATTGGGTTTGGTCCCAAAATTGGGGGGATGGAGTTCTGCTCCAAAAtaatggtttttttcccccaaaaaaatcactgggggggggggttgtcccCAAAATGGGGGGATTTGCCCCAaaattgttgatttttttggccccccccccccaatcgTTTTCATACCTTAGCCCTAGAACTGCTGAGATACGGGGAATTTTTTTACACCCACAAATCCCTGCagggatttcccccccccccccaatcatTGGTGGGTTTTTCCCCAAAATCCTCATTTTTCACCCCAAAACGGGTAGGTACGAACAGAGCGAGTGGGGCTGGAAAGAACGGGAAAAACGAGAAGAGCTACGGGACGACCGCGCCTGGTACCTGATCGCCCGCGAACCCGGCGCCGGCCCCGTCGCCTTCTCCCACTTCCGCTTCGACGTCGAGTGTGGCGACGAGGTTCTTTACTGGTGAGTACCCTCAAAAACGgggtaaaaaacccaaaaaaaaggGTCTTTCCCGCTTTATAACGCGGCCGTGGGGGATGTTTATCATCGCAGCTACGAGGTGCAGCTGGAGAGCCGGGTGCGACGGCGAGGGCTGGGCAAGTTCCTCCTACAGATCCTCCAGCTGGTGGCCAACAGGTGACAACCGATAGcgctttttttgggggaaaaaacagtagTTTTGGGGCTGCCCACCCTTCCCTCATCCCTCCCcgtgtcttttcttttttcccccctcccgcAGCACGCAGATGAAGAAGGTGATGCTGACCGTCTTTAAACACAACCACGGCGCCTACCAGTTTTTCCGAGAAGCCCTCCAGtaagtgtggggaaaaaaaaaaaccaaaacccaaatttgtttggttttaccCCATTTTTCAGcccggggaggaggaagaggaggaggaggaggaaggggtgtTTGTCCGTCCGTCTGTAACACGTTGTTCGCACGACTGTCTTTTCAGTGCGCTGGCAACGTGCCGGGGCCGGGCGACGCGGGCAggcggggcaggggcagccgAGAGAGGTGGGTGCTCGGGTCCCCCCCCTCGGCGCCAGGTCCCGGGGGAGAGCCCCttttctgggggtttttaaCCCATTTTCTGAGAGGGTTGTAGCCTCTTTTCCGGGGGTTTTTAACCCATTTTCTGAGAGGGTTGTAACCTCTTTTCCGGGGGTTTTTAACCTATTTTCTGAGGGTTGTAACCTCTTTTCCAGgaggtttttaaattattttctgaggGAGTCGTAGCCCCTTTTCTGGGAAGTTTGAATCCACTTTTTGGGGCTTTTTAACTCATTTTCTGAAGGATTTTTAAGCCTCTTTTTCGTGTGTGTTTAACCCATTTTCTAAGGGGGCTTTAGTCCCTTTTCTGGGGGTTTTCAACCCATTTTCCAAGAGGTTTTTAGCCCCTTTTCCAAGGGGGTTTTGTAATCTGTTTTCTGAGGGGACTTTAGCCccttttctggggttttttaacccaTTTTCTGAAGGGATTGTAGCCCCTTTTCCAAGGTTTTTTAACCCATTTTCTGAGGGGATCGTAGCCCCCTTTCTAGGGGTTTTAACACATTTTGTGAGGGGGTTTTTAACCCATTTTCTTGAGATATTTTAGCCCCTTTTCTGGGGAGTTTGAATCCACTTCTCCAAGGGTTTTTAACCCATTTTCTGAAGAGGCTTTAGCCCCTTTTCCAGGGGTTTTAAACCCATTTTCTGAGGGGGTTGTAACCCCTTTTCCAGGAGTTTTAAACCCATTTTCCAAGGGGGGTTTAGCCCCTTTTCTAGGAGTTTTGGACCCATTTTCTGAGGGGGTCCTAAGCCCATTTCTGGGAGGGTTTCAACCCTTGTTCCGAGGGATTTTCGCCCCTTTTCCGAGGGATTTTTAACCCATTTTCCAATGGGTTTTTAAGCCCTTTTCTGTGTTATATTAACTCATTTTCTGGGAGGTTTTAACCCATTTTCGGGggggttttgcttcttttccagATGATTTTTACCCCATTCTTCTCCTGGGGGGCGGACAGGGGTTCAAACCCCCTTTTCTGAGTTgttttttgttcccttttcctggtgttttccaggatttttttttttaacccctttTCCAGCTGACTTCCAGATGTGCTTTACCCCTTTCCTGGGTGTTTTTTAACACTTTTGGGgggggcttttttccccttttccaggtgcttttatctcattttccagATGGTTTTTAAACCCTTTTCTGAGGGATTTTTAGCTccttttttgggtggttttggggtgttttaaAACCCCTTTTCCAAGTGTTTTTagggggtttattttccccttttcctagtggttttttttaccccttttctgtgcattttccagctgttttaACCCCATTTTCCATGTGGGAGGGGggtgttttacctttttttccagctgtttacAGGTGGTTTTAATCCCATTTCTGAtggttttggtgcttttttttttatcccttttctgtgtgttttaacCCCCTTTTTCCAGGTGTTTTAACCTGTTTTCTGCgtgttccctccctccccttcctgggtgtttttttaatttttcctgccTATTTTtaggttgggattttttttaattattacccATTTTATGAGTGGTTTTAGTGTTTTAACCCCATTTTccaggtgtttcttttttttaactcccttTCCCAACTGTCTCCAAACCccttttatggattttttttttgggggggtgtttttACCCTTTTCtggatgttttttcttccccccccccccttccgtCCCCGTGCCAGCCAGGGAGGGTGACACGAGGGTGGGTGGTCGGGGTGATGTAGCGGGGGGGTCAGGGTGATGtgtgggggggtcagggtgatGTAGGGGGGCTCAGGATGATGTCATCATGTGTCATCTCCCCCCAGATTCGAGGTGGACGCCGCCTCCCCCAGCGTCTCCGGCTGCTGCGGGGACGATTCCTCCTACGAGATCCTCAGCCGACGCACCAAGTTTGGGGAGagtcacccccacccccaccccggggggggACACTGTGGGGGCTGCTGTCACTGAGCCCCTCCCCCGACGCTTTCTGGACACAAATTTGATGGTTTTACCCCAAAACCAACTCCTCGGCTCCGGAACGGATACCCAGCCTGTTTGTACCTACCGACGCCGGCCACCGAATGGGTGATGGGACCCTTCCCGTCCCCCTCCTCGGGGGGGGGCTcatttgggggctgggggggggggggaaggggcaggggggggtaattttggggctggaagggggGTTTTGCCCATTCTGGTTGTTTCTGGTGCCTCGCGGGAGTCGAggtccctcccttccccccccccccccccccccctttttttttttggttttttttttggtttgttttccagcgattttttgtttgtatgtaacaaataaataataataaaaatttaatttgacTTCGGTGTCGGGGGGAGGGGCAGCACACCTGGGTCCTGCCCAGTTGCTCCCAGTTACTTAATGGGGGACCAGCGCCCCCCAGCGGGCTGGAGGACTGTACTGCCGGGGTTAACGAACCCGTACATCTCCGAGGGGTCGGAGCCTGGGTGCAGGAGGGGCGTGGCTATGATTGGTGGGAGGAGCCTGACGTGAGGTAGTGGGGCGGGGCTTCGGCGCAGGGGGCGTATTTCATTGGTAAGGAGGCGGTGACTgagcgcggggcggggggggggtgtgcgcGCCTGTCTCCGCCCCCTTCTTCCGGAAGTCATGCGCATCGCCGCTTCCGCCGCCGCCATGTCGCTCGCTGTCCGCCTGGCCCGCTCCCTCCTGCGTTCCCCGGcccggcctggcccggcccAACGCGGCCTCATCTCGGGGCCGCCACAGGAGCCGCTGGGGCCCGGGGTAAGTGCAGGGGAAGCTCGGGGTGGGGAAGAACGGGAGAGGAACCGGGACGGCGGGTGACCttggggagggagcggggctgaCGGTTCTCTGCCCGCAGGAAAGCGTCGTGGGTTTCATCGCCATGTTCGCCGTCTGCTTGGGCCCCGCCGCCTGGGTGCTCGCCCACCTCGAGGACTATAAGAAAGGGGAGTGACCTACCCCCCTTCCCATCCTACCGGGACCACCCACCGCCGGGACCACTCAGCACCGGGAACACAGGGGACGCCGCGCCGGgaccttcccccttcccttgcACCGCCGATGGGACCCGACCGAccgacccccccccaccccccaataaAGGCCGCTAACGCCGAGACCGACTCTGCCTTTCTctgcggtggggggggggggagagacgGGCTTGGGAGGGGATCCCGACGTGGGGAGGGGGGCTATGAGGTCATCTGATGGCGTCACGGTGAGGTCACCGAGCCGGGGGAAGACCCCGTTGATAAGGACGATGGCGGTTGCTAAGGTCGTGGCCTGATTGGTAGGGTTGGTAGCGGTTGCtaggggaggggctgggggcggaGCCATCTTCCGGCGCCGGTTCGAAGGGCGTGGCCTGTCACTAGAGGCGTGGCCATTCTCCATTGGCCGTCGCCAAGGGCGTGGCCTGTCGCTAGGGGCGGAGCCCGTTGCTACAAGCGAACCTTCCACAGCGCGACTTCCTCAAAACACCCCGGCTACTTCCGGTATCTCGGAGGACTCTTAAACCATAGAGTCACGACTTCCGGAAGACTGAAgggagcgcgggggggggggaaaggaagtgGGAAGAGACGTGGCAGTGACGTGGCAGTGACGTCAGCGCGGCCGGTAGATCCCGGTGGCGGCGCTCGGCCCGACCCGAATCCCGGTGAGCGCGTGAGAGCGATGGGGCGGGGCTGACCCCAGCATCGCCCCGCCCCTTCggacccccccttccccccccccccccccccccccccgttagGCCTCGGCGTCCCCCGGTTGGAGCTGAGGAATCCGGTTACcggaggtttgggggggggggggattccCCCCCGCCGTTACTGACCCCGTCCCCCCCCTACAGCGGCAGGTGATGAGCCCCGATGAACGCGAGGCGCCGGCACGGCTCTAGGCAGCGGGAACCGGGCGTTTACCTGGGCCCCCCCCAGACACAAACCgtccccccctctccccaacATTTCACCTtcaccccccctcctccccccgtTTCTCCCGGTTCTTTCctcccgccgccaccgcccaCCCCTCCGGACGTCATGTCGTGTCGCGATCGGACTCAGGAGTTTCTATCCGCCTGCAAGTCCCTGCAGGGCCGgcaggtgggttttgggggatccccccccccccccgccgttctgccccccccccccccggtttcACAC
Encoded proteins:
- the NAA40 gene encoding N-alpha-acetyltransferase 40 isoform X2, with amino-acid sequence MGRKSSKAKEKKQKRLEERAAMDAVCAKVEAANKLEDPLEAFPVFKKYDRNGLNVAIECKRVSGLEPTTLEWAFELTKANMQTLYEQSEWGWKEREKREELRDDRAWYLIAREPGAGPVAFSHFRFDVECGDEVLYCYEVQLESRVRRRGLGKFLLQILQLVANSTQMKKVMLTVFKHNHGAYQFFREALQFEVDAASPSVSGCCGDDSSYEILSRRTKFGESHPHPHPGGGHCGGCCH
- the NAA40 gene encoding N-alpha-acetyltransferase 40 isoform X1, translated to MGRKSSKAKEKKQKRLEERAAMDAVCAKVEAANKLEDPLEAFPVFKKYDRNGLNVAIECKRVSGLEPTTLEWAFELTKANMQTLYEQSEWGWKEREKREELRDDRAWYLIAREPGAGPVAFSHFRFDVECGDEVLYCYEVQLESRVRRRGLGKFLLQILQLVANSTQMKKVMLTVFKHNHGAYQFFREALHALATCRGRATRAGGAGAAERDSRWTPPPPASPAAAGTIPPTRSSADAPSLGRVTPTPTPGGDTVGAAVTEPLPRRFLDTNLMVLPQNQLLGSGTDTQPVCTYRRRPPNG
- the LOC129198756 gene encoding cytochrome c oxidase subunit 8B, mitochondrial, coding for MRIAASAAAMSLAVRLARSLLRSPARPGPAQRGLISGPPQEPLGPGESVVGFIAMFAVCLGPAAWVLAHLEDYKKGE